A region from the Natronoarchaeum mannanilyticum genome encodes:
- a CDS encoding ADP-dependent glucokinase/phosphofructokinase, whose product MAYDRSRLESDLRALEGVPVFVAYNANVDAVVRVDAELESALDRPAAPGERAPPSPLTSKRDLAAAITHAMATGRGDEIALTDEFAAALESDLEPDAQQMGGQTGIITNLVSALGAAPIAYTYLLSDRQLSMFDHPEAVRYPVVENGQVTFVPLREAPAADRTKINWVFEFGSGDELFGVPAAEDTRFIAASRPAEFDLTTGALDVHVDQIGEVVEGALLAGYHNLTPDHVDDGYAERLRHARDVIRRFRSGGDPKVHIECAVTHDEDLREAIYELILPEANVLGADPHELAFLHDDAEIEAVDDEPTDDTPFEVDEILTHYRMLSALREDLGIECIRLHAMEYHLAVIDSYLPPEAVLRGMKFAAVNAATKAARGDITAPDDLETGVAYDPSTGGQEAIEHLADYVDETAEDGTLCTPTVVACPNRVVEQPAGTVGIGDVVSSSSFALELVAAEDHRGEKS is encoded by the coding sequence GTGGCATACGATCGCTCCCGACTGGAGTCCGACCTCCGCGCGCTGGAGGGGGTTCCGGTGTTCGTCGCCTACAACGCGAACGTCGACGCCGTCGTCCGCGTCGACGCCGAGCTGGAATCGGCGCTCGATCGACCGGCGGCGCCCGGAGAGCGTGCCCCGCCGAGCCCGCTGACCTCGAAGCGAGACCTCGCCGCGGCGATCACCCACGCGATGGCGACCGGGCGAGGGGACGAGATCGCGCTGACCGACGAGTTCGCCGCCGCGCTCGAATCCGACCTCGAGCCCGACGCCCAGCAGATGGGCGGACAGACCGGGATCATAACTAACCTCGTCTCCGCGCTGGGGGCGGCACCGATCGCGTACACGTACCTGCTGTCGGACAGGCAGCTATCGATGTTCGACCATCCCGAAGCGGTGCGGTACCCGGTCGTCGAGAACGGACAGGTGACGTTCGTCCCCCTTCGCGAGGCCCCCGCCGCCGATCGGACGAAGATCAACTGGGTGTTCGAGTTCGGCAGCGGCGACGAACTCTTCGGCGTGCCCGCGGCCGAGGATACCCGGTTCATCGCCGCGTCGAGACCGGCGGAGTTCGACCTGACGACCGGCGCCCTCGACGTGCACGTCGATCAGATCGGCGAGGTGGTCGAGGGGGCGCTGCTGGCCGGCTACCACAACCTCACCCCGGATCACGTCGACGACGGCTACGCGGAGCGGCTTCGTCACGCGCGCGACGTCATCCGCCGATTCCGCTCCGGTGGCGATCCGAAAGTGCACATCGAGTGCGCGGTGACCCACGACGAGGACCTCAGAGAAGCCATCTACGAGTTGATCCTCCCGGAAGCGAACGTCCTCGGTGCGGACCCCCACGAACTCGCCTTTCTGCACGACGACGCCGAAATCGAAGCTGTGGACGACGAACCCACGGACGACACTCCGTTCGAGGTAGACGAGATCCTCACCCACTACCGGATGCTCTCGGCGCTCCGGGAGGACCTCGGCATCGAGTGCATACGGTTACACGCGATGGAGTATCACCTCGCGGTGATAGACTCGTATCTCCCCCCGGAAGCAGTCCTGCGAGGGATGAAATTCGCCGCTGTCAACGCCGCAACCAAGGCCGCCCGGGGCGACATCACAGCACCCGACGATCTCGAGACGGGGGTGGCGTACGACCCGTCGACGGGCGGGCAAGAGGCGATCGAACACCTCGCTGATTACGTCGACGAGACGGCGGAGGACGGCACGCTCTGCACGCCGACAGTCGTCGCCTGTCCCAACCGCGTCGTCGAGCAGCCGGCGGGAACTGTCGGCATCGGCGACGTCGTTTCGTCGTCGAGTTTCGCTCTCGAACTGGTTGCCGCCGAGGATCACCGCGGGGAGAAGTCGTAA
- a CDS encoding amphi-Trp domain-containing protein: MGELETEERKTRAEIATYLREFADQLDNDGDVTLALGGKRVKLTPVEPVTFKLEGESDWSEGETEAKQSIEFELVWWRDAATAEEGALDVER; this comes from the coding sequence ATGGGAGAGCTCGAAACTGAAGAACGGAAAACGCGAGCAGAGATCGCCACGTACCTTCGAGAGTTCGCCGATCAACTTGATAACGACGGGGACGTGACGCTCGCTCTCGGGGGGAAGAGAGTGAAGCTGACTCCAGTAGAGCCCGTGACCTTCAAACTCGAAGGTGAATCAGACTGGTCCGAGGGTGAGACGGAGGCGAAACAGAGTATCGAGTTCGAGCTGGTGTGGTGGCGAGACGCTGCTACCGCCGAGGAAGGCGCGCTCGACGTCGAAAGGTAA
- a CDS encoding aldo/keto reductase: MEYTTLGSTGMEVSKICLGCMSFGSQDDWMLDAEEGRELVERAIELGVNFFDTANAYSAGESEEILGDVLAEYDRDEQVVATKVRFAGATEHRNATGLSRKTIEQELEHSLDRLGMDTVDLYQIHRWDYDTPIETTLRALDDAVRRGDVRHIGASSMWAHQFQRALDISKREGLARFETMQNLYHLTYREEEREMYPICDRENVGVMPWSPLGAGYLTRPHDEFTETARGEHELDYGTPYHEGPASEEINGRVEELADEKGVSMAQIALAWHFQNDNVDAPIVGTSSVEHLEAAVEALGIDLSDSDVEYLEEPYHPVPVFGHE; the protein is encoded by the coding sequence ATGGAGTACACCACACTCGGGTCGACGGGGATGGAGGTCTCGAAGATCTGTCTCGGCTGCATGAGCTTCGGCAGCCAGGACGACTGGATGCTGGACGCCGAGGAAGGGCGCGAACTCGTCGAGCGGGCGATCGAACTGGGGGTCAACTTCTTCGATACGGCCAACGCCTACTCGGCGGGCGAGAGCGAGGAGATCCTCGGCGACGTGCTCGCGGAGTACGACCGCGACGAGCAGGTCGTCGCGACCAAGGTCCGGTTCGCCGGCGCGACCGAGCACCGCAACGCGACGGGGCTCTCGCGCAAGACCATCGAGCAGGAACTCGAACACTCGCTCGATCGCCTCGGGATGGACACGGTGGACCTCTACCAGATCCACCGGTGGGACTACGACACGCCGATCGAGACGACGCTCCGGGCGCTCGACGACGCCGTCCGTCGAGGAGACGTCCGGCACATCGGCGCCTCGTCGATGTGGGCCCACCAGTTCCAGCGGGCGCTCGATATCTCGAAACGCGAGGGGCTGGCGCGGTTCGAGACGATGCAGAATCTGTACCACCTGACCTACCGCGAGGAAGAACGCGAGATGTACCCCATCTGCGACCGGGAGAACGTCGGCGTCATGCCGTGGTCGCCGCTGGGCGCGGGCTACCTGACGCGCCCGCACGACGAGTTCACCGAGACCGCCCGCGGCGAGCACGAACTCGACTACGGGACGCCGTACCACGAGGGGCCCGCCAGCGAGGAGATCAACGGCCGCGTCGAGGAGCTCGCCGACGAAAAGGGCGTCTCGATGGCCCAGATCGCGCTGGCGTGGCACTTCCAGAACGACAACGTCGACGCGCCGATCGTCGGGACCTCGAGCGTCGAACATCTCGAAGCCGCCGTCGAGGCGCTCGGTATCGACCTCTCGGACTCGGACGTGGAGTATCTCGAAGAGCCGTATCATCCCGTACCAGTTTTCGGTCACGAGTAG
- a CDS encoding AEC family transporter yields the protein MSLLRILATAILPVVAIATAGFALGRSKGTDPDALNTITVYVLAPALVVHSLATSSLAGSTIVDVVLVVVLFTAAMIALAESVARSTGHSEPLLGAFVLATAFPNTGNYGIPLADFAFGATGRSTAVLVTALQGVMLYTVGIYIAARGGKESPLADMRRVFGVPLVYAVVVALAARWLGVVPPADSTLMQTLELLGNASIPVMLLILGLQLSDVDGDGDVRPIGTASAMRLLVAPLLAIAAVLAVGVGDATVSRVLVVLLATPTGVTTIILVGAFSQDIEGLSAEEFISATVFLTTVASIATVTALIAVLQSGLLI from the coding sequence ATGTCCCTCCTGAGGATCCTGGCGACGGCGATTCTGCCGGTCGTCGCGATCGCGACGGCCGGGTTCGCGCTGGGCCGGTCGAAGGGCACCGATCCGGACGCGCTCAACACGATCACCGTCTACGTGCTCGCGCCCGCGCTGGTGGTCCACAGCCTCGCGACGTCGTCGCTGGCCGGGTCGACGATCGTGGACGTCGTGCTGGTGGTCGTCCTGTTCACCGCGGCGATGATCGCGCTCGCGGAGAGCGTCGCCCGCTCGACCGGCCACTCGGAGCCGCTGCTGGGCGCGTTCGTCCTCGCCACGGCCTTTCCGAACACCGGCAACTACGGGATTCCGCTAGCTGACTTCGCGTTCGGGGCGACGGGCCGGAGTACCGCCGTCCTCGTGACGGCGTTGCAGGGCGTGATGCTGTACACCGTCGGCATCTACATCGCCGCTCGCGGGGGCAAGGAGAGTCCGCTGGCGGACATGCGCCGAGTGTTCGGCGTCCCGCTGGTGTACGCGGTCGTCGTTGCGCTCGCCGCGCGATGGCTCGGCGTCGTCCCGCCGGCGGACTCGACGCTGATGCAGACGCTGGAACTGCTCGGCAACGCTTCGATCCCCGTGATGTTGCTGATCCTCGGGCTCCAGCTCTCGGACGTCGACGGCGACGGCGACGTCCGCCCGATCGGCACCGCGAGCGCGATGCGACTTCTGGTGGCCCCGCTGCTCGCGATCGCCGCCGTCCTCGCGGTCGGAGTCGGAGACGCGACGGTCTCGCGGGTCCTCGTGGTGCTGCTGGCGACGCCGACGGGCGTCACGACGATCATCCTCGTCGGCGCGTTCAGTCAGGACATCGAGGGGCTCTCTGCCGAGGAGTTCATCAGCGCGACGGTCTTTCTGACGACGGTCGCCAGCATAGCGACCGTCACGGCGCTCATCGCGGTGTTACAGTCCGGACTCCTCATCTGA
- a CDS encoding type II/IV secretion system ATPase subunit yields MTDGPSLDVPTDPRESIAHDADAVPPPLPPDDPEAWYAPDVREQYELYPGVVATIYDRGETFEYEVREPPLSDADAEALAAVKDHFSDANLARPLTREGTVERMDEGFDPKYEEVLNRLLSCSAAARRRVTYRAFRDLRCLGELTPLALDDRIEVADTAEDRLVVHTENYAPAETAFPADPEYIDRFVSERLGTHTVRFRGFEVPVVIYREHLLGRDAFTTKYAVQEPDLLPGDEELIEECKERIWEANVDGLVDDREAFVRDRARTFLSRQLTARRTRAWADATRFRVKNALAQYDLAVPPVDGRYSADRLSDLVYYVLRDYVGEGKLTIPIRDRHLEDIEANRVGERIKVVPRGSVGHDARMPTNLTFEDETSFVNVVTQLAAADGTELNASNPSAKVNLAPEGVPDDVTIRCAVALGVISEDGPHISIRKQSSEAMTPVDLLERGSISAELVALLWMLYEHHGVVLFSGPTGVGKTTLMNAHMPFIPFRDRPISIDEGSREVRLPHETGVSLTTREHESEYKQVTMDDLMTECNYLNPDVEVIAEINTPASFETFAESLNTGHGIIGTTHAEDVEKLVNRVVEQGMAPYLLRELDLVVFPRHVDGERYVGEVVEFLGAEEYEHVEENCGVVSKQGTDVYWNRVGGTDETGRFTFGYAHPELETTPDDPGREWPGRGRASPLDETATGGDGPSDQSGGVARRGSRAAPDASTDPERADGEDRECDMRVFHRLAEHTDRPVEAVEAEFHRKHRYVRYLRRDGVDDFRALFEFLADLRTNEAATVERASAGGVDE; encoded by the coding sequence ATGACCGATGGCCCGTCGCTCGACGTTCCGACGGACCCCCGCGAGTCGATCGCGCACGACGCCGACGCGGTGCCGCCGCCGCTGCCGCCGGACGACCCGGAGGCGTGGTACGCGCCCGACGTCCGCGAGCAGTACGAGCTGTATCCGGGCGTCGTCGCGACGATCTACGATCGGGGCGAGACGTTCGAGTACGAAGTGCGCGAGCCGCCGCTCTCGGACGCCGACGCCGAGGCGCTCGCCGCAGTGAAAGACCACTTCAGCGACGCCAACCTCGCCCGGCCGCTGACCCGCGAGGGCACCGTCGAGCGGATGGACGAGGGATTCGACCCGAAGTACGAGGAGGTCCTGAATCGGCTGCTGTCCTGTTCGGCGGCCGCGCGCCGACGCGTGACCTACCGGGCGTTCCGCGACCTGCGCTGTCTCGGCGAGCTGACGCCGCTGGCGCTCGACGACCGCATCGAGGTCGCCGACACCGCCGAGGACCGGCTGGTCGTCCACACCGAGAACTACGCGCCGGCCGAGACGGCGTTCCCCGCCGATCCCGAGTACATCGACCGGTTCGTCAGCGAGCGCCTCGGGACTCACACCGTGCGGTTCCGCGGGTTCGAGGTGCCGGTGGTGATCTACCGGGAGCACCTGCTCGGGCGGGACGCCTTTACCACCAAGTACGCCGTCCAGGAGCCCGACCTGCTGCCGGGCGACGAGGAACTGATCGAGGAGTGCAAGGAACGGATCTGGGAAGCCAACGTCGACGGACTGGTCGACGATCGTGAGGCGTTCGTCCGCGATCGGGCGCGAACGTTCCTCTCGCGCCAGCTGACCGCCAGGCGAACCCGGGCGTGGGCCGACGCGACGCGGTTCCGCGTGAAAAACGCCCTCGCGCAGTACGACCTCGCGGTGCCCCCGGTCGACGGCCGGTACTCCGCCGATCGGCTCTCGGACCTGGTGTACTACGTGCTCCGGGACTACGTCGGCGAGGGGAAGCTCACGATCCCGATCCGCGACCGCCATCTCGAGGACATCGAGGCCAACCGCGTCGGCGAGCGCATCAAGGTCGTTCCCCGGGGTAGCGTCGGCCACGACGCGCGGATGCCGACGAACCTCACGTTCGAGGACGAGACCAGCTTCGTCAACGTCGTCACCCAGCTCGCGGCCGCCGACGGAACCGAACTGAACGCCTCGAACCCCAGCGCGAAGGTGAATTTGGCGCCGGAGGGCGTCCCCGACGACGTGACGATCCGCTGTGCGGTCGCGCTGGGCGTGATCAGCGAGGACGGGCCCCACATCTCGATCCGGAAGCAGTCCTCCGAGGCGATGACGCCGGTCGATCTGCTAGAGCGTGGCAGCATCTCCGCGGAGCTGGTCGCGCTCCTGTGGATGCTGTACGAGCACCACGGCGTCGTGCTGTTCTCGGGCCCGACGGGCGTGGGCAAGACGACATTGATGAACGCCCACATGCCGTTCATCCCCTTCCGCGATCGCCCGATCAGCATCGACGAGGGGTCCCGCGAGGTGCGCCTGCCCCACGAAACCGGCGTCTCGCTGACCACCCGCGAACACGAGAGCGAGTACAAGCAGGTGACGATGGACGATCTGATGACCGAATGCAACTACCTCAACCCCGACGTGGAGGTGATCGCGGAGATCAACACCCCCGCGAGCTTCGAGACGTTCGCCGAGTCGCTCAACACCGGCCACGGCATCATCGGGACGACCCACGCCGAAGACGTCGAGAAGCTCGTCAATCGGGTCGTCGAACAGGGGATGGCGCCGTACCTGCTGCGCGAACTCGATCTGGTCGTGTTCCCCCGCCACGTCGACGGCGAACGATACGTGGGCGAGGTCGTCGAGTTCCTCGGCGCCGAGGAGTACGAGCACGTCGAGGAGAACTGCGGCGTCGTCAGCAAGCAGGGCACCGACGTCTACTGGAACCGGGTGGGCGGTACCGACGAGACGGGCCGGTTCACGTTCGGGTACGCCCACCCCGAACTGGAGACGACGCCCGACGATCCCGGGCGAGAGTGGCCGGGACGCGGCCGCGCTTCGCCCCTCGACGAAACGGCCACCGGCGGCGACGGCCCCTCCGACCAATCGGGAGGGGTCGCCCGTCGTGGATCGCGCGCCGCGCCCGACGCGTCCACCGACCCCGAAAGGGCTGACGGCGAGGACCGCGAGTGCGACATGCGCGTGTTCCACCGGCTCGCCGAGCACACGGATCGGCCGGTCGAGGCCGTCGAAGCCGAGTTCCACCGCAAACACCGGTACGTCCGGTACCTCCGGCGCGATGGCGTCGACGACTTCCGGGCACTGTTCGAGTTTCTCGCCGATCTGCGAACCAACGAGGCGGCCACCGTCGAGCGTGCGAGCGCGGGAGGGGTGGATGAGTAG